Proteins encoded within one genomic window of Pedobacter africanus:
- a CDS encoding DUF420 domain-containing protein, with product MTTNSSAIEKKYNKWIILLSIVIPLAVAVLFVVKIPNATPLPFLPPIYATINGITAVLLVIAVMAVKNGKRKLHENLMKCAIGCSLLFLLMYIAYHMTTPSTKFGGEGTIKYVYYFILLTHILLSVAIIPLVLITYVRALAERFDRHKKIAKITYPLWLYVAVTGVIVYLMISPYYIY from the coding sequence ATGACAACGAATAGTAGCGCAATCGAGAAAAAATACAACAAATGGATTATTCTGCTCTCTATCGTAATACCACTGGCTGTAGCGGTATTGTTTGTTGTTAAGATACCAAATGCTACACCACTGCCTTTTTTACCCCCTATTTATGCCACTATAAATGGCATCACAGCAGTTTTACTGGTAATAGCCGTAATGGCGGTTAAAAATGGGAAGCGTAAGCTGCACGAGAACTTAATGAAATGTGCCATCGGCTGCTCACTGTTGTTCCTGTTGATGTATATTGCCTATCACATGACCACACCCTCAACCAAATTCGGTGGTGAAGGGACTATTAAATACGTTTATTACTTTATACTGTTAACGCATATCCTGCTGTCTGTAGCGATAATACCCCTGGTACTGATTACCTATGTCAGAGCATTGGCCGAACGCTTTGACAGGCATAAAAAGATAGCGAAGATTACATACCCGCTTTGGCTGTATGTAGCGGTTACCGGAGTAATTGTGTACCTGATGATTTCACCTTATTACATTTACTAA
- a CDS encoding RNA polymerase sigma-70 factor has translation MGIPKKSDSIITGQDLLLLIEQRDTEAFTGFYIDNFKKLILVSDKYVREIPVAEEIVQNIFLRIWEDKQLLTDISSIKSYLYRSVINASINHVNRERSLEKHHLKIAESLSEEDLDRMDEQNELIVLLYREIELLPEKCREVFKLSRLEGIKYKAIALQLGISEKTVENHMGHALKVLRDRILHQAKGATPMTKVKYLSILGTFLC, from the coding sequence ATGGGGATCCCTAAAAAATCAGACTCAATAATAACCGGCCAGGATCTGTTGCTGCTGATAGAACAAAGGGATACCGAAGCATTTACAGGATTTTATATTGATAATTTTAAGAAACTGATCCTGGTCTCTGATAAATACGTGCGCGAAATTCCCGTTGCAGAAGAGATCGTACAGAATATCTTTTTAAGAATATGGGAGGATAAACAGTTGCTCACAGATATATCCTCAATTAAATCTTACCTGTACAGAAGTGTGATCAATGCTTCCATAAACCATGTCAACAGGGAGCGGAGTCTTGAAAAACACCATCTGAAAATTGCAGAAAGCCTGAGCGAGGAAGATTTAGATAGGATGGATGAGCAGAATGAACTGATTGTTTTGTTGTATCGGGAAATCGAACTGCTGCCCGAAAAATGCCGGGAAGTCTTTAAGCTCAGCAGGCTGGAGGGCATAAAGTATAAAGCTATTGCTTTGCAGCTGGGCATCTCAGAAAAGACGGTAGAGAACCATATGGGGCATGCACTTAAGGTTTTGAGAGATCGTATTCTACACCAGGCTAAAGGCGCCACGCCGATGACCAAAGTAAAGTATTTGTCTATTCTGGGCACCTTTCTGTGCTAA
- a CDS encoding cytochrome C oxidase subunit IV family protein, translating to MSELHTDHAHGEHAHGEHAGLDKKKIWQVFGILLAITVIEFIIALWAIPGKHMSQHVGNYVYIALTLMKAFYIVAYFMHLKYEKVGLQLCVSVVFIFILYFIVLMLIEGGYLHIHMPLV from the coding sequence ATGTCAGAATTACATACAGATCACGCTCACGGAGAACATGCACATGGCGAGCATGCCGGTTTAGACAAAAAGAAAATCTGGCAGGTGTTTGGTATCCTGCTGGCCATTACGGTAATTGAGTTCATCATTGCATTGTGGGCCATTCCTGGCAAACACATGTCGCAACACGTTGGCAATTACGTATACATTGCTTTAACGTTAATGAAAGCGTTTTACATTGTTGCCTATTTTATGCACCTTAAATATGAAAAAGTTGGACTGCAACTTTGTGTATCGGTAGTTTTTATCTTTATTCTTTACTTTATAGTACTGATGCTTATTGAGGGAGGCTATTTGCATATTCATATGCCATTGGTTTAA
- a CDS encoding SCO family protein, with protein sequence MKAASIKKVLILVTILAVPGFLYNLLVEKGKNRYKPLPIFGSKVVASTFHSVRGKQVPDTIYHKVDNFKLLNQEGDTVTAKTYSGKILVLNLFYTTGNTDAVNFANRAMKALEHAYHKNEVVRFASLSIDPARDTQEALAKYAKGVSAQADKWNLLTGDSAMVYNLINKELSVDAHKEILNGEPKFTYSNLFVLLDYQHRIRGYYEATNQEALTKLDDEIKVLIAEELRNNNDGR encoded by the coding sequence ATGAAGGCAGCTTCAATAAAAAAAGTTTTAATCCTGGTCACCATTTTAGCGGTACCAGGATTTTTGTATAATTTACTGGTCGAGAAGGGGAAGAACCGCTATAAACCACTGCCAATTTTTGGTTCTAAAGTAGTAGCTTCAACTTTTCATTCTGTAAGGGGTAAGCAGGTCCCCGATACCATTTACCATAAAGTAGACAACTTTAAGCTGCTTAACCAGGAAGGGGACACCGTAACAGCCAAAACTTATAGCGGCAAGATTTTAGTCCTAAACTTGTTTTATACCACCGGAAATACCGATGCAGTTAATTTTGCTAACCGGGCAATGAAAGCTTTGGAGCATGCGTATCATAAAAATGAGGTTGTACGTTTTGCCAGTCTAAGCATCGATCCTGCAAGGGATACACAGGAGGCCCTGGCCAAATACGCGAAAGGTGTTTCTGCACAGGCAGATAAATGGAACCTGCTTACAGGAGATAGTGCTATGGTCTATAACCTGATCAATAAAGAGCTATCTGTAGATGCCCATAAAGAGATACTGAACGGGGAACCAAAATTTACATACAGCAATTTGTTTGTGCTGCTGGACTATCAGCATAGGATACGGGGCTACTATGAAGCCACCAATCAGGAGGCGCTCACTAAGCTGGACGATGAGATCAAGGTCTTGATCGCAGAAGAATTAAGAAACAACAACGACGGAAGATAA